Proteins co-encoded in one Paracrocinitomix mangrovi genomic window:
- a CDS encoding gliding motility-associated C-terminal domain-containing protein translates to MKRQLLRLMFLSMLLWSSYSIGQTPNNCGNYTSTGTSSASGYADPNAACGANVPGTITGGTAAWTGSSCSGTIVSTVTGPPVTCLTVSYGAVNTNDYGTLSTDTGGSLTITAVNAAVNGNVVGPYNCGSGSYGNVLVTVCSTVPFSSLTLLNTGCTSGWVINCATAPCDPSWTPPTPCSDDAPIDLSSTVTGDAGGTWSGTGITGTSFDPSVGTQSITYTAPCGDVSTQTITVTQAGNPAWTPPANVCQNDAPIDLNTLITGDIGGTWSGTGVTGNMFNPSSGSQSVTYDVGTSPCNNTLTQTINVTPALDPSWTSPGTICEAAGSIDLNTLITGDTGGTWSGNGVSGNTFNPAGLVGPIAVTYTIGTAPCIGTDQQTITVIPDVDPSWNPPTGVCNTDGPVDLNTLITGTAGGTWSGTGVSGNMFDPANGTQDVTYTIGVAPCVETSTQTITIGTTPDPSWTTMTLCASDAPVDLNNSVTGTAGGTWTGNGVSGSMFNPSGGTQNITYTVVNGVCSANSAQNITVVDPLLTTTTTNVTCYGDADGSMGVTVAGGSGTYTYSWSTAPPQTSATATNVPAGTYTVTVTDGACIVTADVTIIQPDSVAAFLTPMHSCAPELAGASVSATGGVGAYTYVWNNTTQTTATVSDLDSAMHTVTVTDGNGCSYTDSVLVNIYQPPTITITPDTVLTYGDEAQLYASGGVSYNWTPDTDLSCSDCPDPIANPLQDTYYCVTGEDVNGCIATECMTMFVEIVCGDIFVPSAFTPNNDGENDVLCVYSDCMKTMSFRIYNRWGEKVYESGSLNICWDGTWNGKMLNSAVFVYVLEGYLINGEPVDQKGNISLIR, encoded by the coding sequence ATGAAAAGACAATTACTTCGTCTCATGTTTCTTTCAATGTTATTATGGTCTAGTTATTCTATAGGACAGACCCCTAATAACTGTGGAAACTACACATCTACCGGTACTTCTTCAGCATCTGGATATGCTGATCCAAATGCGGCATGCGGAGCCAATGTTCCGGGAACCATTACCGGTGGAACAGCAGCCTGGACCGGATCTAGCTGTTCAGGAACAATTGTAAGTACTGTAACCGGACCTCCTGTTACATGTTTAACTGTATCCTACGGAGCCGTTAACACTAATGATTATGGAACTTTATCTACTGATACTGGTGGTTCCCTAACTATTACGGCGGTAAATGCAGCAGTAAACGGTAACGTTGTTGGACCTTATAACTGCGGATCAGGATCCTACGGAAACGTATTAGTAACAGTATGTTCTACCGTGCCTTTTTCGTCACTAACACTACTTAATACCGGTTGTACTTCAGGTTGGGTAATTAATTGTGCCACGGCACCTTGCGATCCATCCTGGACACCTCCTACGCCATGTTCAGATGACGCTCCAATTGATTTGAGCTCAACAGTAACAGGTGATGCAGGTGGAACTTGGTCTGGAACAGGTATTACAGGTACTTCATTTGATCCTTCTGTTGGAACGCAATCTATTACCTATACTGCTCCTTGTGGTGATGTATCAACTCAAACTATTACGGTAACTCAAGCAGGAAACCCTGCATGGACACCACCTGCCAACGTTTGTCAAAATGATGCACCTATTGATTTGAACACACTAATCACAGGAGATATTGGTGGAACATGGTCTGGTACAGGTGTGACAGGTAACATGTTTAACCCTTCATCCGGATCACAAAGTGTAACTTATGATGTTGGAACTTCTCCTTGTAACAACACACTGACTCAAACCATAAACGTTACTCCTGCACTGGATCCATCTTGGACCTCTCCTGGAACAATTTGTGAAGCTGCTGGATCAATTGATTTAAATACTTTGATTACAGGAGACACAGGAGGAACATGGTCTGGAAACGGTGTAAGTGGAAACACATTTAACCCTGCCGGATTGGTAGGACCAATTGCAGTAACTTATACAATTGGAACTGCACCTTGTATTGGTACAGATCAGCAAACTATTACAGTAATCCCTGATGTAGATCCATCTTGGAATCCTCCAACAGGAGTTTGTAATACAGATGGCCCTGTTGATTTAAATACTTTAATTACAGGTACAGCAGGTGGAACCTGGTCAGGAACCGGAGTAAGTGGAAATATGTTTGATCCGGCAAATGGAACTCAAGACGTGACATACACAATAGGTGTTGCACCTTGTGTTGAAACGTCTACTCAAACAATAACAATAGGAACTACGCCTGATCCTTCATGGACCACAATGACTTTATGTGCTTCAGATGCACCAGTGGACTTAAACAATAGTGTTACTGGTACTGCCGGAGGAACATGGACAGGGAATGGTGTTTCAGGATCAATGTTCAATCCATCAGGAGGAACACAAAATATTACTTATACTGTAGTAAATGGTGTTTGTTCAGCAAACAGTGCTCAAAACATCACAGTTGTTGATCCATTGTTAACTACAACTACAACAAATGTTACTTGTTATGGAGATGCTGATGGATCTATGGGTGTAACAGTTGCAGGAGGATCCGGAACATATACATATAGCTGGTCTACAGCTCCTCCTCAAACATCAGCTACTGCTACAAATGTCCCAGCAGGAACTTATACTGTAACCGTAACAGATGGTGCATGTATTGTAACCGCAGATGTTACGATAATTCAACCGGATTCAGTTGCGGCATTTTTAACTCCAATGCACAGCTGTGCACCTGAATTGGCAGGAGCAAGTGTTTCTGCAACCGGAGGTGTTGGAGCTTACACCTATGTTTGGAACAATACTACACAAACTACAGCTACTGTAAGTGATTTAGATTCGGCAATGCATACAGTTACAGTAACTGATGGTAATGGATGTTCTTATACTGATTCAGTATTAGTAAACATTTATCAGCCACCAACGATTACAATTACACCAGATACTGTATTAACTTATGGTGATGAAGCGCAACTTTATGCATCAGGAGGAGTAAGCTATAATTGGACACCTGATACAGATTTAAGTTGTTCAGATTGCCCTGATCCTATTGCAAATCCTCTACAGGATACTTATTATTGTGTAACTGGGGAGGATGTTAATGGATGTATAGCAACAGAATGTATGACCATGTTTGTGGAAATCGTTTGTGGAGATATATTTGTACCATCTGCATTTACTCCGAACAATGATGGTGAAAATGACGTACTATGTGTGTATAGTGACTGCATGAAAACTATGTCATTTAGAATTTACAATCGTTGGGGAGAAAAGGTATATGAATCAGGCAGCTTAAATATTTGCTGGGATGGAACCTGGAACGGAAAGATGTTAAATTCTGCCGTATTCGTGTATGTGTTAGAAGGATATTTGATCAATGGAGAACCAGTTGATCAAAAAGGAAATATTAGTTTGATTAGATAA
- a CDS encoding PorP/SprF family type IX secretion system membrane protein, which produces MKRIALIIATIGSTLSYAQDVHFSQFFTQPMSQNPALVGVNFDFAVNLNYKDQWRQIGSPYKTFGASVDSKLNKKQSDNGYFAAGINFFSDKAGDSQMGTAQGNFSLAYHIRNAQHQTIGLGLMAGFAQRSIDYTYLTWGNQYDGTNYNPNLSSGENYGADSFTHADFAAGVVWSYNNKLGRINVTDNHDLKFNAGFSVYHLSRPKYSYLGTDQRLYMRYVLHGSGIISIKESRYAWVPGFMAYYQGKAKELLIGTLFRIKLQQDSKYTGYKQSAAISIGGYLRARDAFTPMILMEFHQFALGVSYDVNVSGLKPATNTRGGLEISLRFTNRNPFMDGDIKPVSRIN; this is translated from the coding sequence ATGAAAAGAATAGCGCTAATAATTGCAACAATAGGAAGTACTTTGAGTTATGCCCAGGATGTGCATTTCTCACAGTTCTTTACGCAACCAATGTCTCAGAACCCTGCGCTAGTTGGAGTGAATTTCGACTTTGCAGTTAATTTGAATTATAAAGATCAATGGAGACAAATAGGATCACCTTACAAAACATTTGGTGCTTCTGTTGATTCTAAATTGAATAAAAAACAGTCCGATAATGGATACTTTGCTGCGGGAATTAACTTTTTCTCTGATAAAGCAGGAGATTCTCAAATGGGAACTGCACAAGGGAATTTCTCACTAGCTTATCACATTAGAAATGCGCAGCACCAAACAATTGGATTAGGTTTAATGGCCGGTTTTGCTCAAAGAAGTATTGATTATACCTACTTAACATGGGGTAATCAATATGACGGAACCAATTATAATCCAAATTTATCTTCAGGTGAAAACTATGGAGCTGACTCATTTACTCATGCTGATTTTGCAGCAGGTGTAGTTTGGAGTTATAATAATAAATTGGGAAGAATCAATGTAACAGATAACCACGATTTAAAATTCAATGCAGGTTTTTCAGTTTACCATTTATCAAGACCTAAATACTCTTACTTAGGAACAGATCAAAGATTGTACATGAGATATGTTCTACATGGTAGTGGTATTATTTCTATCAAAGAATCAAGATATGCTTGGGTTCCTGGTTTCATGGCTTACTATCAAGGTAAAGCAAAGGAATTATTGATTGGAACATTGTTCAGAATTAAACTTCAACAAGATTCTAAGTATACAGGATACAAGCAAAGTGCCGCCATCTCAATTGGGGGATATTTAAGAGCAAGAGATGCCTTTACTCCAATGATTTTGATGGAATTCCACCAATTTGCATTAGGTGTGAGTTATGACGTTAACGTTTCAGGACTTAAACCTGCCACTAACACAAGAGGTGGACTTGAAATTTCATTAAGATTTACAAACCGAAATCCATTTATGGATGGTGATATAAAACCGGTTTCAAGAATTAACTAA
- the htpG gene encoding molecular chaperone HtpG yields the protein MATKGTVNVQTENIFPLIKKFLYSDHEIFLRELISNAVDATSKLKVLSGSGEVKGEIGDITIEVILDKDAGTLTVRDKGIGMTEDEIQKYINQIAFSGAEEFVKKYEGKEGAEQIIGHFGLGFYSAFMVSEKVQIRTLSHQEGAKAVQWESNGTPEFEITDIDKDFRGTDIVLYIAEDSKEFLEDARIEGILNKYCKFLPVEIKFGTKTSYQADPNGEKDENGNVKQVEVEVDNIINNPEPAWIKSPSDLTDEDYQKFYRELYPMSFDQPLFHIHLNVDYPFNLTGILYFPKLKESMEVQKNKIQLYSNQVFITDSVEEIVPEFLTLLHGVIDSPDIPLNVSRSYLQADGNVKKISSHITKKVADKLAEMFKNDREDFQQKWDDLKVFVEYGMLTEDKFYDKAEKFALFKNTKEEYFTIEEYIEKIKPIQTDKDDKLVILYANHKDAHHQFIEAAEDRGYDVLIFDSPLTPHYLQKLESKLDKVSFARVDSDTIDNLIKTDTELPSLLTDEQKDKLKPIFEEVVSQEKFHLSFENMSEKDAPIVITQPEFMRRMQEQQRLGGGGFMGSMPEMYDLKVNSNHPLIAAILSKKKENRQKMAKQLTDLAMLSQGMLQGEELTKFVKRSVELMK from the coding sequence ATGGCGACAAAAGGAACTGTTAACGTACAGACCGAGAATATTTTTCCACTTATTAAAAAGTTCTTGTACAGTGATCATGAAATCTTCTTAAGAGAGTTGATTTCAAATGCTGTGGATGCAACTAGTAAATTGAAAGTATTAAGTGGATCGGGTGAAGTAAAAGGAGAAATAGGAGATATTACCATTGAAGTTATTCTGGATAAAGATGCCGGAACCTTAACTGTTAGAGATAAGGGAATTGGGATGACTGAAGATGAAATTCAAAAATACATCAATCAAATTGCATTTTCAGGTGCTGAAGAATTCGTTAAAAAATACGAAGGAAAAGAAGGAGCAGAACAAATCATAGGTCATTTTGGTTTAGGATTTTACTCGGCATTTATGGTGTCTGAGAAAGTGCAAATCAGAACATTGAGTCATCAAGAGGGAGCTAAAGCAGTTCAATGGGAAAGTAATGGAACTCCTGAATTTGAGATCACAGATATTGATAAGGATTTTAGAGGTACAGACATTGTACTATACATTGCAGAAGATTCAAAAGAATTTTTAGAAGATGCTAGAATCGAAGGAATCTTAAATAAGTATTGTAAGTTTTTACCGGTTGAAATCAAATTTGGAACTAAAACTTCTTATCAGGCAGATCCTAATGGAGAAAAAGATGAGAACGGAAACGTAAAACAAGTAGAGGTTGAAGTTGATAATATTATCAATAACCCAGAGCCTGCCTGGATAAAATCTCCAAGTGATTTAACTGATGAAGATTATCAGAAATTTTACCGAGAGTTATATCCAATGTCTTTTGATCAACCATTGTTTCATATTCACTTGAATGTAGATTATCCTTTTAATTTGACAGGGATACTCTACTTTCCTAAGTTGAAGGAATCTATGGAGGTACAAAAGAATAAGATTCAATTGTACTCAAATCAAGTTTTTATTACAGATAGTGTAGAGGAGATTGTACCTGAGTTTTTAACCTTGTTACATGGTGTGATTGACTCTCCTGACATTCCTTTGAATGTTTCAAGATCTTATTTGCAAGCTGATGGAAACGTTAAAAAGATTTCATCTCACATTACCAAAAAGGTAGCTGATAAATTGGCTGAAATGTTCAAGAATGATAGAGAAGACTTTCAGCAAAAGTGGGATGATTTAAAAGTGTTTGTGGAATATGGAATGCTGACAGAAGATAAGTTTTATGACAAAGCAGAGAAGTTTGCATTGTTCAAAAACACAAAAGAAGAGTATTTCACAATTGAAGAATACATTGAAAAAATCAAACCTATTCAAACAGATAAAGATGATAAATTGGTGATTTTATATGCGAATCACAAAGATGCACATCATCAATTTATTGAAGCGGCAGAAGACAGAGGTTATGATGTTTTGATTTTCGATAGTCCGCTTACTCCACATTACTTACAAAAACTAGAAAGTAAATTGGATAAGGTGTCGTTTGCAAGAGTTGATTCAGATACAATAGACAACTTGATAAAAACGGATACTGAATTACCTTCTTTGTTAACAGATGAGCAAAAGGATAAATTGAAACCTATTTTTGAAGAAGTAGTTTCACAAGAGAAGTTTCATTTGTCTTTTGAAAACATGAGTGAAAAAGATGCTCCTATTGTGATTACTCAACCAGAGTTTATGAGAAGAATGCAAGAGCAGCAAAGACTAGGTGGTGGAGGATTTATGGGATCAATGCCTGAAATGTATGATTTAAAGGTTAACTCTAATCATCCATTAATAGCTGCCATATTAAGTAAAAAGAAAGAGAACAGACAAAAAATGGCAAAACAACTGACTGATTTAGCAATGCTTTCTCAGGGCATGTTACAAGGTGAGGAACTCACTAAGTTTGTCAAGCGATCTGTTGAGCTAATGAAATAA
- a CDS encoding gliding motility-associated C-terminal domain-containing protein — protein MKGLFVILLFCTCRIWAQSTCNDYTAVYSTVGQYSQPTDQNCTLLCSPTGSFPWTGASCAGYIDVSFFNPQTSFTLFFGSVNDIDTATISIDGGGVMTITNAVNCTVNDSIVGGYNCNGTYGDVAFTVNSTQPFQNLYILNSGCSSGWILYCPEFSDPYAGEDTTVVLCKDSLLNVNDFIPGSTPGGVWTDMLSTGEFADSTGLLNLYNLDSGIYQFYYQVDGCGTFDDAYVTLHYGLDSTCYIDTTTQDTTVVEEPVDTVDHAVINAFSPNGDGVNDLLWINDLDLSKNNTVSIYNRWGDRVAFFQNYNNTDVYWDGKFGDREVSIGTYYYLLQYDSGEYNKGWIQVVK, from the coding sequence GTGAAGGGATTATTTGTTATACTACTTTTTTGTACATGTCGTATTTGGGCACAATCAACTTGTAATGATTATACAGCTGTTTATAGCACAGTAGGACAGTATTCTCAGCCAACTGATCAGAATTGTACATTACTCTGCTCACCAACTGGTTCATTTCCTTGGACTGGTGCATCATGCGCGGGTTATATAGATGTTTCCTTTTTTAATCCTCAAACATCATTCACCCTCTTTTTTGGTTCTGTAAATGATATTGATACAGCTACAATATCAATAGATGGAGGAGGTGTTATGACTATTACAAACGCCGTTAATTGTACTGTGAATGACTCCATTGTTGGTGGATATAATTGTAATGGAACTTATGGGGATGTTGCTTTTACTGTAAATTCAACTCAGCCATTTCAAAATCTTTATATTCTTAATTCAGGTTGCAGTTCTGGTTGGATTTTGTATTGTCCCGAATTCAGTGACCCGTATGCCGGGGAAGATACTACAGTAGTGCTTTGTAAAGATTCTTTGCTAAATGTTAATGACTTTATTCCAGGTTCTACTCCTGGAGGAGTATGGACGGATATGTTGTCAACAGGCGAATTTGCAGATTCAACTGGTTTACTTAATCTGTACAATTTAGATTCTGGAATATATCAGTTTTATTATCAGGTTGATGGCTGTGGAACTTTTGATGATGCTTATGTCACTTTACATTATGGATTAGATTCTACTTGCTACATTGATACAACTACTCAAGATACAACGGTTGTGGAAGAGCCTGTGGATACAGTGGATCATGCTGTGATTAATGCCTTTTCACCTAATGGGGATGGAGTGAATGATCTACTGTGGATCAATGATCTTGATTTATCTAAAAACAATACCGTAAGTATCTACAATAGATGGGGAGATCGAGTAGCCTTCTTTCAGAATTACAACAATACAGATGTTTATTGGGATGGCAAATTTGGGGATAGGGAAGTAAGTATTGGCACTTATTACTATTTATTGCAGTATGATAGTGGAGAGTATAACAAAGGCTGGATACAAGTTGTGAAATAA
- the meaB gene encoding methylmalonyl Co-A mutase-associated GTPase MeaB, with protein MTDQKGPNKDQIAKLLAHKKEHFGRLTPTVLFEKIKHGDITGLSESITLLESEKESDIEKSQELLKMALPFSGNSIRIGITGVPGVGKSTFIETFGMHLIEQGKKVAVLAIDPSSERSGGSILGDKTRMSELSKSDKAYIRPSSTAGSLGGVARKTRESIVLCEAAGFDVILVETVGVGQSEIAVHSMTDFFLLLMLAGAGDELQGIKRGIMEMADSILITKADGENVKKANLARSEYKNALHLFPPSENGWIPKVETVSAYNNKGIDKVWEILVQFVDQLGPSSWIEKKRKHQQEYWMMETLKDILLQSFYHTKGINEYIEEVRKKLNKDEITAYQASEMILSYYNEHK; from the coding sequence ATGACAGATCAAAAAGGTCCAAATAAAGATCAAATAGCCAAATTACTTGCGCACAAAAAAGAACATTTTGGGCGCCTCACTCCTACTGTCTTATTTGAAAAAATCAAGCATGGTGATATCACAGGTTTAAGTGAATCAATTACTTTATTGGAGAGTGAAAAAGAAAGTGATATTGAAAAATCACAGGAATTACTAAAAATGGCCCTTCCCTTTTCCGGGAATTCAATCAGAATAGGAATCACAGGTGTTCCTGGTGTAGGTAAAAGCACATTTATAGAAACATTTGGCATGCATCTGATTGAGCAAGGAAAAAAAGTAGCTGTTCTGGCAATAGATCCAAGTAGTGAAAGATCTGGTGGTTCAATTTTAGGAGATAAAACAAGAATGTCAGAGCTTTCAAAATCTGACAAAGCTTACATCAGACCATCCTCTACTGCCGGATCACTAGGAGGTGTTGCAAGAAAAACCCGAGAATCAATTGTCCTATGTGAAGCAGCAGGATTTGACGTTATTCTTGTTGAAACAGTAGGAGTTGGACAATCTGAAATTGCAGTACACTCTATGACAGACTTCTTTTTATTGCTCATGTTAGCAGGAGCCGGAGACGAACTTCAGGGAATTAAAAGAGGCATCATGGAAATGGCAGACTCAATTCTAATCACAAAGGCAGATGGTGAAAATGTAAAAAAGGCCAATCTAGCCAGATCAGAATATAAAAATGCCCTGCATCTATTTCCGCCAAGTGAAAATGGATGGATCCCTAAAGTTGAAACAGTCAGTGCTTATAACAATAAAGGAATTGACAAGGTATGGGAAATTCTTGTTCAATTTGTAGATCAACTTGGTCCTTCTTCCTGGATTGAGAAAAAAAGGAAACATCAACAAGAATATTGGATGATGGAAACCTTGAAAGATATACTATTACAATCCTTTTATCACACCAAAGGAATAAACGAATACATAGAAGAGGTAAGAAAGAAATTAAACAAGGATGAAATAACAGCTTACCAGGCTTCTGAAATGATACTATCATATTACAATGAACACAAATAG
- a CDS encoding RNA-binding S4 domain-containing protein, with amino-acid sequence MNTNRTFELRDNQEFIELNKLLKVEQIAQTGGHAKILIAEGSILVNEEVENRVRRKLREGDKVAFDDIIIEITRA; translated from the coding sequence ATGAACACAAATAGAACATTTGAACTGAGAGATAATCAGGAATTTATTGAATTAAACAAACTTCTAAAAGTTGAACAAATAGCCCAAACAGGAGGGCATGCAAAAATTCTTATCGCCGAAGGATCCATTTTGGTAAATGAAGAAGTTGAAAACAGAGTAAGAAGAAAACTAAGAGAAGGAGATAAAGTAGCTTTTGATGATATTATCATTGAAATTACAAGAGCCTAA
- a CDS encoding LemA family protein, translated as MDYNEEKFKEHIKAVVEASQSSDDTLEERPLSLKELKELAISMGMTEEEWNNLQMKAHEHLKAADDHLKARNFSEAIAEAEKATAINPYIKNGNAVLAKSYLMRWMETHSDEHRDKAEFHARQELKVDPRDQIAVMVLSTIDKKKRVLAGDASSKKRLFIILGVAIVLIVIGLFFFSLASSKEAASTQEEHNSAEYDRIKNELIEAEEDVASKWDMVQTAIDRRNSLIPDLISAINSSTEESIALKETISSLQEKIKNSEGEERFALENDLATSINEAKKLAKETGENKSVMSLMAQMEGSENRIAYQKKNYNEAVKHYNILVKKNTDKFPEYETKPYFSSK; from the coding sequence ATGGATTACAACGAGGAAAAATTCAAAGAACACATAAAAGCTGTAGTTGAGGCAAGTCAAAGTTCAGATGACACATTGGAAGAAAGACCATTGAGTTTAAAAGAACTAAAAGAATTGGCTATCAGTATGGGAATGACTGAAGAAGAATGGAACAATCTTCAGATGAAAGCTCATGAACACCTCAAAGCAGCTGATGACCATCTCAAAGCCCGTAATTTCTCAGAAGCTATTGCTGAGGCTGAAAAAGCAACTGCAATTAATCCTTACATCAAAAATGGAAATGCCGTATTGGCAAAGTCATATTTGATGCGTTGGATGGAAACTCACAGTGATGAACATAGAGACAAAGCTGAATTTCATGCTAGACAAGAGCTAAAAGTTGACCCAAGAGATCAAATTGCAGTAATGGTTCTTAGCACCATTGACAAAAAGAAAAGAGTATTAGCGGGTGATGCGTCAAGCAAGAAAAGACTGTTCATAATACTTGGTGTGGCTATTGTTTTGATAGTAATTGGCTTGTTTTTTTTTAGCCTGGCATCATCTAAAGAAGCTGCTAGCACTCAAGAAGAACACAATTCTGCTGAATACGACAGAATTAAAAATGAATTGATTGAAGCAGAGGAAGATGTTGCATCTAAATGGGACATGGTTCAAACAGCAATAGACAGAAGAAATAGCTTAATTCCGGATTTAATTTCTGCTATCAATTCATCAACAGAAGAATCTATTGCCCTAAAAGAAACCATAAGCAGTTTACAGGAAAAAATAAAGAATTCTGAGGGAGAAGAGCGATTTGCCTTAGAAAATGATCTGGCTACATCAATTAATGAGGCAAAAAAATTGGCAAAAGAAACAGGTGAGAACAAAAGTGTCATGAGTTTAATGGCACAAATGGAAGGATCTGAAAACAGAATTGCTTATCAAAAAAAGAATTACAACGAAGCCGTTAAACATTATAACATTCTAGTAAAAAAGAACACTGATAAATTCCCTGAATATGAGACAAAACCATACTTCAGTAGCAAATAG
- a CDS encoding TPM domain-containing protein: MRQNHTSVANRLFGLLFLTTLLAFSSFGQDEDPQDFDDSLNVNIDSIEVERTSPFVNGYFAPLSSEDAEANYARINTSGVISDYKQVPNVQLQDKNQYVTDPHFLMSDEGRDSLNRILRMVANETGYEMSVVCLNSVGDVGDIHTWATDLFNHWGIGNAETNTGFLCVVVNDIHRVEFVTGYGTEIVLTDLMGEDIRQKEMIPYFKKNDYTTGIIRGMQAVADVFYGTPPDFLTKTNNYVESNDYDYSYLYEDDVPEPSTPFFEKSLVRFYAMLVAGFTGLYVIFLIFAFLSKNLHRRYHLLKLFTLLVFPISMPIPFLGLYFINRKLMAKWRNTERFSEKTGEFMIKLSESEDNEFLEKGQITEEQVKSIDYDVWVTINREDVLVLAYKRWFSKFRKCPKCRFKTYYKVYDRVITPATYSSSGTGERHYSCKNCGHSKTTRYTIPQKQKPSSSSGSSYGGGSSYGGGSSYSGGGGSYGGGSSGGGGGGSSW; encoded by the coding sequence ATGAGACAAAACCATACTTCAGTAGCAAATAGACTATTTGGCTTACTTTTTTTAACAACATTATTGGCATTTTCTTCTTTTGGGCAAGATGAAGATCCTCAGGATTTTGATGATTCACTTAATGTCAATATTGATAGCATAGAAGTTGAAAGGACATCTCCTTTCGTAAATGGATACTTTGCTCCATTAAGTTCTGAAGATGCCGAAGCCAATTATGCGAGAATCAATACTTCAGGAGTAATATCAGATTACAAACAGGTTCCTAATGTTCAACTGCAGGATAAAAACCAATATGTAACCGACCCACATTTTTTAATGTCAGATGAAGGAAGAGATTCCTTGAATAGAATACTAAGAATGGTAGCCAATGAAACCGGTTATGAGATGTCTGTGGTGTGTCTTAATTCGGTAGGTGATGTAGGTGATATTCATACGTGGGCTACAGACTTGTTCAATCATTGGGGAATAGGAAATGCTGAAACTAACACAGGATTTTTATGTGTCGTTGTTAATGATATTCACCGAGTTGAATTTGTTACAGGTTACGGAACTGAAATTGTTTTAACGGATTTAATGGGAGAAGATATTCGACAAAAAGAAATGATCCCATACTTTAAGAAAAATGACTACACCACGGGAATCATAAGAGGAATGCAAGCTGTTGCAGACGTGTTTTACGGAACTCCTCCTGATTTTTTAACAAAGACTAATAATTATGTAGAAAGCAATGATTATGACTATAGTTACTTGTATGAAGATGATGTACCTGAACCGAGTACACCATTTTTTGAAAAAAGCCTGGTTAGATTTTATGCAATGTTAGTTGCTGGATTCACCGGATTATACGTGATATTTTTAATTTTTGCTTTCCTATCAAAAAACCTTCATAGAAGATATCATCTGCTAAAACTTTTCACCTTATTGGTATTTCCTATTTCCATGCCTATTCCATTTTTAGGATTGTATTTTATCAATAGAAAATTGATGGCGAAATGGAGAAATACAGAAAGGTTCAGTGAGAAAACCGGAGAATTCATGATCAAACTGAGTGAGTCTGAAGACAATGAGTTCTTAGAAAAAGGTCAAATTACAGAAGAACAAGTAAAATCAATAGATTATGATGTTTGGGTTACCATTAATAGAGAAGATGTATTGGTATTAGCCTATAAAAGATGGTTTTCTAAATTCCGTAAATGTCCAAAATGTAGATTTAAAACTTACTATAAGGTTTATGATCGCGTAATTACGCCTGCCACTTACTCAAGTTCAGGTACGGGAGAAAGACATTATTCTTGTAAAAACTGTGGTCATAGTAAAACCACTAGATACACTATTCCACAAAAACAAAAACCTAGCAGTAGTTCAGGAAGCAGTTATGGTGGAGGATCTTCATATGGTGGAGGTTCATCATACAGTGGTGGTGGTGGATCATACGGAGGAGGTTCTTCTGGCGGAGGAGGCGGAGGATCTAGCTGGTAG